In Nostoc sp. GT001, a genomic segment contains:
- a CDS encoding pyridoxamine 5'-phosphate oxidase family protein, translating to MSQLENIQAEYEKFPEAFESVIISTVSAQAIPNASYAPFVMDDSKNIYIYVSGLSTHTKNLYANPHVSVLFIEDEAKSNLIFARRRLSFDCTATLIERETDKWNQIVEQFQGRFGEIIEVLRGLSDFRIFRLTPSEGRFVVGFGGAYHISGDNLHQLVKITGDAEKKQG from the coding sequence ATGAGTCAACTTGAAAATATTCAAGCTGAGTACGAAAAGTTTCCTGAAGCATTTGAGAGTGTAATTATTAGCACTGTTAGCGCCCAGGCAATACCCAATGCTAGTTATGCTCCTTTCGTAATGGATGATTCCAAGAATATCTACATTTACGTCAGTGGTCTTTCGACTCATACCAAAAATCTCTATGCCAATCCTCATGTTAGTGTCTTGTTTATCGAGGATGAAGCTAAAAGTAATCTAATTTTTGCCCGTCGTCGTTTGAGTTTTGATTGCACGGCAACTTTGATAGAGCGTGAAACTGATAAGTGGAATCAAATTGTTGAGCAATTTCAAGGGCGGTTTGGTGAAATTATCGAGGTTTTGCGCGGCTTGTCTGACTTTCGGATTTTCCGGCTAACCCCAAGTGAAGGTCGTTTTGTAGTTGGGTTTGGGGGAGCATATCATATTAGTGGTGATAACCTTCATCAACTTGTTAAAATCACAGGAGATGCCGAGAAAAAACAAGGGTAA